From the genome of Sphingobacterium kitahiroshimense, one region includes:
- a CDS encoding SusC/RagA family TonB-linked outer membrane protein, whose protein sequence is MNKKLLLFCSGVMLSTSLWAQTKTISGKVTNASDGTSMSNVTVSIKGKAVSTQTNPDGSFTIKADPGDVLIFSTIGSKPLQQTVGSSSTVNIALSNSEEALTEVVVTAMGIKKEKKALGYAVQDIKADELMKNKNPNVINSLNGKIAGVNVTNSGGSPGGSASIVIRGGTSLERDNQPLFVIDGMPMDNSTGQGDNSAFDGNTNISTTNGNRALDINPEDIESISVLKGPAAAALYGLRAAAGAVVITTKKGKEGATSIGINSRIGTNWVNRLPKQQDKFKQGSYYNGLFIPETSLSWGDAFKDGEKIYNNMEDFYQTATTYDNSFNVSGGSAKGNFYLSGSNIKQSGVVPTTDFDRTTFRFNAEQKTDIFTFGANASFARSSTRKTLTGSGLWGGSGSGYMESIIAWPRNSNMRDWINPDGSQHLLLPNIPLLDNADNPYWTINKNPQNDKTDRFLGTAYASAKITSWLDATYRLGIDNYTTDFSTLISPGSAVKLAWQNGMLSEGKRQYSYLNSNFMLNFHKVIAEDWDLNLLLGTSAEDTHIQANSLRAENFSIPNFQSINNAENGDKYLNQVITDKRLLGVYGEFRAGYKNLAFFSVTGRNDWSSTLPIQNRSFFYPSVSGSLIFTELMEKNDMLSFGKLRASYAQVGKDAPAYQTNTYLFGPELTIGGGYRNAWTRGNDQLKPETTTSMEFGTELKFLKNRLGLDFTYYQNNSKDQILQPRVSNATGYILSYVNTGEIENKGFEISLNATPIKRDHFTWDMMLNFSHNKGVVKSLPAALPILYVTDVQVGNGKAASFGNGNFMGLSGSTWQKDADGNLLLDWETGNPLTSTLTTTPIGNREPDFIGGLTNNFTYKNWDFSFLFDFRKGGDILNGTEYLMTTYGLSKETENRGQTLTFTGKSLNPVTKEYETVTREVIATEKYYRDIYANNTPFFVEKVNWLRLRSVSLTYSLPSSILKRSKVFKGASFNVTGTNLWLLTNYSGMDPETSAAGAGVIGSGSVGIDYAGVPATAGFTFGVNLKF, encoded by the coding sequence ATGAATAAAAAATTACTCTTATTCTGTTCGGGAGTGATGTTATCTACCAGTTTGTGGGCACAAACGAAAACTATTTCGGGAAAAGTGACCAATGCATCTGATGGGACATCAATGTCGAATGTGACTGTAAGCATCAAAGGCAAAGCAGTAAGTACGCAGACCAATCCAGATGGAAGTTTTACCATTAAAGCAGATCCTGGAGATGTGCTTATTTTTAGCACTATTGGTTCCAAACCATTGCAACAGACTGTTGGCTCAAGCTCTACCGTCAATATTGCCCTTTCCAACAGTGAAGAAGCATTGACCGAGGTAGTTGTAACTGCTATGGGGATAAAGAAGGAGAAAAAAGCTTTAGGTTATGCTGTTCAGGATATTAAGGCCGACGAGCTGATGAAGAATAAAAATCCTAATGTGATCAATTCTCTGAATGGTAAGATTGCAGGTGTGAATGTAACCAACTCTGGAGGTTCCCCCGGAGGTTCGGCATCTATTGTTATTCGTGGTGGCACATCTTTAGAAAGAGATAATCAACCTTTGTTTGTTATTGATGGTATGCCCATGGATAATTCGACTGGTCAAGGTGATAATTCAGCATTTGACGGAAATACAAATATTTCAACGACAAATGGTAATCGAGCATTAGATATTAATCCCGAAGATATTGAGTCTATTTCAGTATTAAAAGGCCCGGCTGCTGCTGCGCTTTATGGTTTGAGGGCAGCGGCCGGGGCTGTGGTTATTACCACAAAGAAGGGTAAAGAAGGTGCAACTTCTATTGGTATTAATTCGCGTATCGGTACTAATTGGGTTAATCGTCTGCCAAAGCAACAGGATAAGTTTAAACAAGGATCATATTACAATGGTTTATTTATTCCTGAAACTAGCTTATCCTGGGGTGATGCTTTTAAAGATGGGGAGAAAATCTATAATAATATGGAAGATTTCTATCAAACCGCAACTACATATGATAATTCATTTAATGTTTCTGGCGGATCTGCAAAAGGGAACTTCTATCTATCGGGTTCAAATATTAAACAGAGCGGTGTTGTGCCAACAACAGATTTCGACCGGACTACATTTCGATTTAATGCAGAGCAGAAAACAGATATCTTTACCTTTGGTGCTAATGCTTCTTTTGCACGTTCCTCAACTCGTAAAACTTTAACTGGATCTGGTTTATGGGGTGGTTCTGGTTCGGGCTATATGGAATCTATAATTGCTTGGCCGAGAAATTCAAATATGCGAGATTGGATAAATCCTGATGGTTCACAGCATTTATTATTGCCAAATATTCCATTGTTAGATAATGCGGATAATCCATATTGGACGATTAATAAGAATCCACAAAATGATAAAACAGATCGTTTTTTAGGTACTGCTTATGCCTCTGCTAAAATTACGAGTTGGTTAGATGCTACATATCGTCTAGGTATCGATAATTATACTACGGATTTTAGTACATTAATTTCTCCTGGATCTGCAGTCAAATTGGCCTGGCAGAATGGTATGCTTTCTGAAGGAAAAAGACAATACTCCTATTTGAATTCAAATTTCATGTTAAATTTCCATAAAGTAATTGCTGAAGACTGGGATTTAAATTTGTTATTAGGGACTTCTGCTGAAGATACTCACATACAGGCAAATTCTTTACGTGCAGAAAATTTTTCTATTCCAAATTTTCAAAGTATCAATAATGCCGAAAATGGAGATAAATATTTAAATCAAGTAATCACGGATAAGCGCTTATTAGGTGTTTATGGTGAATTTAGAGCGGGATATAAAAATTTGGCGTTCTTTAGTGTTACTGGAAGAAATGATTGGTCTTCAACTTTGCCAATCCAAAACCGTTCATTTTTCTACCCATCTGTTTCAGGAAGTTTAATTTTCACTGAGCTAATGGAAAAGAATGATATGTTATCATTTGGAAAATTACGAGCATCGTATGCTCAAGTGGGAAAAGATGCTCCGGCATATCAAACCAATACTTATTTGTTTGGTCCTGAATTAACGATAGGTGGAGGTTATAGAAATGCCTGGACACGAGGTAATGATCAATTAAAACCTGAGACAACAACCTCTATGGAATTTGGTACGGAATTGAAATTCCTAAAAAATAGATTGGGGCTAGATTTTACATACTATCAAAATAATTCGAAAGATCAAATCTTACAACCTCGTGTTTCAAACGCTACAGGTTATATCTTAAGTTATGTAAATACGGGTGAAATTGAAAATAAAGGTTTTGAGATTTCGTTAAATGCAACTCCAATAAAACGAGATCATTTCACTTGGGATATGATGTTGAATTTTTCACATAATAAAGGTGTTGTTAAATCGCTTCCTGCGGCACTCCCAATATTATATGTTACTGATGTGCAGGTGGGAAACGGTAAAGCTGCTTCTTTTGGTAATGGGAATTTTATGGGCCTGTCGGGATCAACATGGCAGAAGGATGCAGACGGAAATCTTTTATTAGATTGGGAAACAGGAAATCCTTTGACATCCACATTGACTACTACACCAATTGGCAATCGTGAACCAGATTTTATTGGAGGATTAACTAATAATTTCACGTATAAAAATTGGGATTTTTCATTCTTATTTGATTTTCGTAAAGGTGGAGATATCTTGAATGGGACAGAATATCTGATGACAACTTATGGGCTTAGTAAAGAAACAGAAAATAGAGGCCAGACACTTACCTTTACAGGGAAATCTTTAAATCCAGTTACAAAAGAATACGAGACAGTAACGCGTGAAGTTATTGCTACAGAAAAATATTATCGAGATATTTATGCAAATAACACTCCTTTTTTTGTTGAAAAAGTTAATTGGTTGCGTTTACGCTCGGTTTCATTGACTTATAGTTTACCATCATCTATCTTAAAAAGATCCAAAGTTTTCAAAGGTGCTTCTTTTAATGTAACCGGAACAAACTTGTGGTTGCTTACAAATTATTCAGGGATGGATCCGGAGACAAGTGCAGCGGGGGCGGGTGTTATCGGATCAGGTTCGGTAGGTATTGATTATGCAGGCGTTCCTGCAACTGCTGGATTTACATTTGGTGTTAATTTAAAATTCTAA
- a CDS encoding SusD/RagB family nutrient-binding outer membrane lipoprotein gives MKKIFYIATTSILLLLNSCSKWLDVNENPNSANSTVPTPQQRLPSMLAQFIDGYESAGTRTSFLGQQLAVVNANNNNWNLTRWNSTASSTGWPWQSWYVNTAVNIDPLIESATKVGAYHYIGVAKLIKAWGFGYMADLYGMLPYDEFDKVNNLTPKFDDGEYVYTKILALIDEAILDLSKEQASGAAPLSAGDIYNKGNVQNWLKLAYGLKARFLNHYSKLPTYNSQAVLDALAKAPILNDESTIIQYIDETATTSDQSKASLQWGNTGTSARITQLYYNYITNNYHGAPSGNANVIDPRLNLLVPSSQNPDGSYRQTLFVDMTSDLPKTGPASYVYASATNKFSNKDSVYISMRKEVAANGRVLSTGTWYTEKGGKGLLLTNSEMKFIEAEVRFKKGELGAALTAYQAGIKAHMEIMGVKASDVAAYMASSSIVQEAGKLTLSHIMIQKYIALSYSPEQWSDLRRMNYCTDASGNYNESTGIYKGFKRPSHVFATAYPSQIEWPRRFAIPSYEINYNLTQVKAANAEADLPTYQNQRIWWDK, from the coding sequence ATGAAAAAAATATTTTATATAGCCACAACTTCTATACTATTGCTACTCAATTCTTGCAGTAAATGGTTAGATGTCAATGAAAATCCTAATTCTGCGAATTCAACAGTACCTACACCTCAACAACGACTGCCATCAATGTTGGCTCAGTTTATCGATGGATATGAGTCTGCAGGTACACGTACTTCATTTTTAGGTCAACAATTGGCAGTTGTAAATGCTAACAACAACAACTGGAATTTAACCAGGTGGAATTCAACAGCTTCTTCAACAGGCTGGCCTTGGCAATCATGGTATGTGAATACTGCGGTAAATATTGATCCATTAATTGAGAGTGCAACTAAAGTTGGAGCTTACCACTATATTGGAGTAGCAAAACTGATTAAAGCTTGGGGCTTTGGTTATATGGCTGATTTATATGGAATGTTGCCGTATGACGAGTTTGATAAAGTTAATAATCTCACACCTAAGTTTGATGATGGAGAATATGTGTACACCAAAATTTTAGCTTTAATTGATGAGGCTATCTTAGATTTGTCTAAAGAACAAGCTTCTGGAGCAGCTCCATTATCTGCCGGAGACATTTATAATAAGGGAAACGTACAGAATTGGTTGAAATTAGCTTATGGATTAAAAGCTAGATTTTTAAATCATTATAGTAAATTACCTACATATAACTCACAAGCTGTATTAGACGCTTTGGCGAAAGCTCCAATTTTAAATGATGAGAGTACAATTATACAATATATCGATGAGACAGCTACGACAAGTGATCAGAGTAAAGCTTCTTTGCAGTGGGGGAATACTGGGACTTCAGCCCGTATTACGCAATTATATTATAATTATATTACCAATAATTATCATGGCGCCCCCTCTGGTAATGCTAATGTTATTGATCCGCGATTAAACTTATTAGTTCCAAGTTCTCAGAATCCAGATGGCAGTTATCGTCAAACCTTATTTGTAGATATGACTTCGGATTTGCCAAAAACAGGCCCTGCTTCTTATGTTTATGCCAGCGCGACAAATAAATTTTCAAATAAAGATTCTGTTTATATTTCAATGCGTAAGGAGGTTGCAGCAAATGGACGAGTACTTTCAACAGGAACTTGGTATACTGAAAAAGGAGGTAAAGGATTATTATTAACTAATTCTGAAATGAAGTTCATTGAAGCAGAAGTTCGCTTTAAAAAAGGAGAATTGGGAGCTGCGCTAACCGCTTATCAAGCCGGTATCAAGGCGCATATGGAAATAATGGGTGTTAAGGCTTCTGATGTAGCAGCATATATGGCAAGTTCTTCCATAGTGCAGGAAGCTGGAAAATTAACTTTAAGTCATATCATGATTCAAAAATATATCGCTCTTTCGTACTCCCCTGAGCAATGGTCTGACTTGAGAAGAATGAATTATTGTACGGATGCATCAGGGAATTACAATGAATCAACGGGTATTTATAAAGGATTTAAAAGGCCGTCCCATGTATTTGCCACTGCTTATCCGTCGCAAATTGAATGGCCTAGACGGTTTGCAATTCCATCTTATGAAATTAATTATAACCTAACTCAAGTAAAAGCGGCTAATGCGGAAGCGGATTTGCCAACATATCAAAATCAACGTATTTGGTGGGATAAATAA
- a CDS encoding N-acetylmuramoyl-L-alanine amidase — protein MRYFYFLFLFFAIRSFAQTSEIIQKPIIWNAEREQLSLDYLKKRHGIVQQKAIIKPTMVVVHWTANNSVQATFNTFNPVLLPGRPELRKASALNVSSQYVIDRDGTIYQFLPDTVFARHTIGLNYCAIGIENIGGDKYPLTEKQLKANEKLIRYLKSKYPIDFVIGHHEYRAFRKTKYWKETDPDYFTSKSDPGDAFMLKLRGNLTDLKLLSL, from the coding sequence ATGAGATATTTTTATTTTCTATTTTTATTTTTTGCCATTCGTTCATTTGCGCAGACATCTGAAATTATTCAAAAACCAATTATTTGGAATGCTGAGCGTGAGCAATTGTCTTTAGATTATTTGAAAAAAAGGCATGGTATTGTACAGCAAAAAGCCATTATTAAGCCAACAATGGTAGTAGTGCACTGGACCGCGAATAACAGTGTTCAGGCAACATTTAATACATTCAATCCAGTGCTATTGCCCGGAAGGCCTGAACTCAGAAAAGCAAGTGCTTTAAATGTTTCTTCCCAATATGTTATTGACAGAGATGGAACAATTTATCAGTTTTTACCCGATACAGTGTTTGCGAGACACACTATTGGTTTAAACTATTGTGCTATCGGTATTGAAAATATTGGAGGAGATAAGTATCCACTTACCGAAAAGCAGTTAAAAGCAAATGAGAAGCTGATTAGATACTTGAAAAGTAAGTATCCGATTGATTTTGTAATTGGCCATCATGAATATAGAGCTTTTCGAAAGACTAAATATTGGAAAGAGACTGATCCTGATTATTTTACGTCTAAATCAGATCCAGGGGATGCCTTTATGTTAAAGCTGAGGGGAAATCTGACTGATTTGAAACTTTTATCTTTATAA
- a CDS encoding glycoside hydrolase family 10 protein: MKHHLLILSVALFLFSCSSKKNRKTEEVKATPAVIVQHPDKKDKPQREKVNINIQEKKIEAPKEIAVELPEVQREFRAAWIASVANINWPSKNFLSTDEQKQEAIQILEFLKANNFNAAIFQVRPSSDAMYKSDLEPWSYFLTGEQGKAPFPYYDPLEFWVEEAHKRGIELHVWLNPYRAHHTSGGKLTEASMAKKMPNSVVRLKQGWYWFDPSKQSTQDHAARVVMDIVKRYNIDGVHFDDYFYPYAEYNGGQDFPDNDSWNDYKKNGGTLARADWRRNSVNTFIERIYKEIKAEKNFVKFGISPFGIWKPGYPAGIQGSSQYDQLYADAKLWLNKGWVDYYTPQLYWPIQPAKQSFTTLLKWWESENTMHRHLWPGINTVGKRTAEYSTEIVNQIAAMRNIVPDSKGIVHWSLAGLIKNPTMTRAIFEGPYQNKVLIPRTPWLNANPMLKPTLLLTAEKDFVFAKWQHKQVDQVYHWILYCNYGGEWSYEIFDPSVTAKQLAKSKNGKKLQYVAVKAVDRLSNESPYMAEKIK; the protein is encoded by the coding sequence ATGAAACATCACTTATTAATACTTTCAGTTGCTTTATTCTTATTTTCATGCTCTTCCAAAAAGAATAGAAAAACAGAAGAGGTAAAAGCCACACCTGCTGTAATTGTACAGCATCCGGATAAAAAGGATAAACCGCAACGTGAAAAGGTTAACATTAATATACAAGAGAAAAAGATTGAAGCACCAAAAGAAATCGCTGTGGAGCTTCCTGAAGTGCAACGTGAATTTCGTGCTGCATGGATCGCATCTGTCGCAAATATAAATTGGCCAAGTAAAAACTTTTTATCTACGGATGAACAAAAACAGGAAGCGATCCAGATTTTAGAATTTTTGAAAGCAAATAATTTCAATGCAGCTATTTTTCAGGTTCGCCCCTCGTCGGATGCGATGTATAAGAGTGATCTCGAGCCTTGGTCATATTTTTTAACAGGAGAACAAGGGAAAGCTCCTTTTCCATATTATGATCCTTTGGAATTTTGGGTTGAAGAGGCACATAAGCGGGGGATTGAATTACATGTTTGGTTAAATCCTTATCGTGCTCACCATACTTCTGGCGGTAAGTTGACAGAGGCATCTATGGCTAAAAAGATGCCCAATTCCGTTGTCCGTTTGAAGCAGGGATGGTATTGGTTTGATCCATCAAAACAATCTACTCAAGACCATGCTGCCCGTGTAGTAATGGATATTGTAAAACGTTATAACATTGACGGGGTACATTTTGATGATTATTTTTATCCTTATGCGGAATATAATGGAGGGCAGGATTTTCCGGATAATGACAGTTGGAATGATTACAAAAAGAATGGTGGTACATTGGCTCGTGCAGATTGGCGTAGAAATAGTGTAAACACATTCATTGAACGGATCTATAAAGAAATAAAAGCTGAAAAGAATTTTGTGAAATTTGGTATTAGTCCTTTTGGGATCTGGAAACCAGGTTATCCGGCAGGTATTCAAGGATCTAGTCAATATGATCAATTGTATGCAGATGCAAAGCTATGGCTTAATAAAGGCTGGGTCGATTATTATACGCCACAATTGTATTGGCCTATACAGCCTGCTAAGCAAAGTTTCACAACTTTATTGAAATGGTGGGAGAGTGAAAATACAATGCACAGACATCTTTGGCCAGGTATCAATACTGTCGGGAAACGTACAGCAGAATATTCAACTGAAATTGTAAATCAAATTGCTGCGATGCGTAATATCGTGCCAGATAGCAAAGGTATTGTTCATTGGAGCTTAGCCGGTTTAATTAAAAACCCTACGATGACAAGAGCAATTTTTGAAGGTCCTTACCAAAATAAAGTATTGATACCTAGAACGCCTTGGTTGAATGCAAATCCGATGCTGAAGCCAACTTTGTTGTTGACAGCAGAAAAAGATTTTGTTTTTGCAAAGTGGCAACATAAACAAGTAGATCAAGTTTATCACTGGATACTTTACTGCAACTATGGTGGTGAGTGGTCATATGAGATTTTTGATCCTTCGGTTACTGCCAAGCAACTTGCAAAAAGTAAGAATGGTAAAAAGTTACAGTATGTGGCAGTAAAAGCAGTGGACCGTCTGAGTAATGAGAGTCCATATATGGCGGAAAAGATTAAGTAA
- a CDS encoding acyl-CoA thioesterase, translating into MEDTYKKAGESVIRISQLMLPSNANFGGKIHGGYILSLMDQIAFAVASKFSGNYCVTASVGKVDFLKPIEVGELVTLIASVNYVGNSSMEVGIRVESMNIQSGETKHCNSSYFTMIAKNAEGKSVRVPRLILESEKEIFRFYKSVIKIEIEKERERATLDLEFDSQEQQEYIRQHYDVKINL; encoded by the coding sequence ATGGAAGATACTTATAAAAAAGCTGGTGAATCTGTTATACGGATATCTCAGTTGATGTTACCCTCTAACGCCAACTTTGGCGGAAAGATTCATGGCGGCTATATTTTGTCATTGATGGATCAAATTGCTTTTGCAGTTGCCTCCAAGTTTTCCGGAAATTATTGTGTGACAGCGTCCGTTGGAAAAGTGGACTTTCTAAAGCCTATTGAAGTAGGGGAGTTGGTAACACTTATCGCTTCGGTCAATTATGTAGGAAATAGTTCGATGGAAGTTGGAATTCGTGTTGAATCGATGAATATTCAATCTGGTGAGACAAAACACTGCAATTCATCATATTTTACAATGATTGCGAAAAATGCTGAAGGCAAATCTGTTCGTGTTCCGCGACTTATATTGGAAAGTGAAAAGGAGATCTTTCGGTTTTATAAAAGTGTGATTAAAATCGAAATTGAGAAGGAGAGAGAGCGGGCTACCCTCGATTTGGAATTTGACTCTCAAGAACAACAGGAATATATCAGACAACATTACGATGTGAAAATAAATTTGTGA